In Malus sylvestris chromosome 2, drMalSylv7.2, whole genome shotgun sequence, the genomic stretch CGTCGTCGCCGCATATCTCGCAGACCTGTCCGTCCAAGTTCCTTAATGGCTTGTGCTGCAcccattaaaaacaaaaaatataacttCAACTATTCACAAAACAAACTGAAAGCAAAGCGTAGTTGCTCAAGAACACAAAAATCCCATATTACACGAGGGTTTTGCGACAAAATTACTCCATACATGACATATTGTGCAGATGAAGATGCAAGTGTGAGGAAAAATATAAGATCGGCGTGATTAGTAGTAAGTTTTTGACCTAGTGTACATATAGTCACACATACCAACATGCAAAGTCATAGGACATACTAGTCGTTTTTTTTCAAATGGCAGAATTAGGGCTCGTTTGaatatgcttttaaaatgactgaaagtatttttgatgaaattgattttgagttctaaaagcacttttaagtgctttttggaaGAAGCACCAGATATGCGTTTTTTGCAGGAAACATTTGAAAAGTGTTTTTTCAAGATTCACTTAGATTTTTGCTAagaattggtttcaaaaacattttcaccaaaaacggtttcagtcattttaaaagcacatccaaacgagcccttaATCGAGATAAGCTCTTTGGTACTGGTCAAAGGCATAAGGTGCCTTGATCAACATCGACCATCCCCTATTTGTATTAAACCAAACCCCGCAGAGAAAGAGAACCAACTAAAGAAAATCCAACACCATCAAAacaaacatggtgatgaatgtATTAGCTACCTCTTCATGGCCACGAATGACGACGAGTTCATTGCGGTTGTGAGACCCGGCAACAAGTCCGGCGCTGGCTTCCATGTCGGCAGCCTGTGTCGATTCGAGGTTCGATAGCGATCAATAATGCTGATGGTCAAATACGGTGAGGGTTCTATTTTATGATGAAGGATGGAAGAAGTAGTTCGTAGCTAGGTGGGGAGGGTAGCTTGGGAGAGGTCTTTCTCTTACctaatgtgagagagagagagagagagagagagagagagagagagagagagagagagagagagagggagggagggagggagtcCACGTAACCATCGAGGTGGCTGATGGTGGTTGTTAGTTGCAGGGTCTCCGTTGCCTTGAAGCTAAGCTTTCCTTCCATTCTTCAAATATACTCCACAACCGTCCTTCTCGTTTTTGCGCTGTCGCTCttcatatttttgttgttgtaagtTGTAACTATTAAATTGTTGGTGCCTCTAGCTACAAATTTTAGTGCTCAATACACGAAAAAATATTTAGTTTTAATATACGTCAATCATACAACCCCacatacaaatttttctttacGTATTATTATATAATTGATACGCGACGTTGAAATTCCACTTTCATTTGGCAGAGAGTGCTGTTAGAGATGCATGGTGGAAATCCAAAGTTCCTCTTTTCGAAATGTCgtcacaaattttatttttttatttttcattcttaATTTGACTTATTTTTGGTAAGGATAAGTGTGATCATAATGTGTTGAAGGCCGTGAAATTGTAAATAAGATATGAGGTACCTTAAAATCTTAGGACAGCCAGCCCAAATCACGTCTGTTGCTTGaccattaaataaaatattgtcATGTTGTCGTTTACTATTCACCTAAATATCCATTGACAAACATATAAAATCATACGTACATGATAATCAGTAACGTATTAATATACTTGTCGATATTTAATGGACCGACATATGCCACGCAACCAAAAATTCTCTCTAGGTCAAGATGTTCCTTCGTTACGTTGTTAACTTGTTATCAACTTTGATCACAAATTCAAGATAGATTCTTTGAGCTTTGACAAGAGCACACTTCCATTTTGAGAAAATGTTAGTTTGTGTTAGATATACTTGAGAAAGAGTGGGCCCCATATCGGGATACGAGAGATCTTTTATTGTGCCGGGAACACGGCCGATGCATcaagtgtaataatacaattagttgaaaacttaaaaaacaaattccaaccaattgtattattacacttgGTATACCAGTATATGTTCTCGACACACTTAAAATTTTCtcaataacaaattctaatacgCAAACAGCCGCCAacagaaaatatttaaaatactGTGGCAGTTGCCCAACTTACCCAGGaaatatataagaaaaaaaaaatatgggagaTCCAGAGAATACTTGGGTTCTAAGCCAACTTTTGAATCAGTTAGGTAGGTGAGTTGAAGCCTCCCCATCTCACACACACAGAAATCAGCAAAATACCCGAATTTTCTATATAAAATCGACCAGCAAAATACATTACAGCTTACCAGAACATGACCCGATCCCAGGCGTAACCAGGTTTTCTTCGTTGAATAACGCAGGCGTAACCAGGTTTGACCACTCCGTCTGCTTCAGCAGCAACCATCCAGCACCAGGCCAAATAAGCGATTAAGACTATTTGATGATGCATTGCAATCGCCTACACTTTCCTTTGGCCATATTCGTTTCCTCCTACCGAGAAAACAACTAGAAATACGAGAATTTATATCAAACACAGTTACAACATTGTTTGATCAGACGTCCACACAAGATGAGTTGCTTTTGTGGGACTGTTTGGGTCCTGACCAAAATACAATGTTCATCTGTGGACCGGAAATGTTTCTTAATTGACATTAAGAGTACGTTGTAAGAAATTCTGCTAGTTTCTTGATTGATattaaaatctaatctacatgTGTTCTTCTCGTACAATCATATTACACTAGTGCTGTACACAACCTCAGAGATTCCCAACGTagttgaaaaaacaaaatgaaaatacaAATGATTTACCTATATATAAAACCTGCGGTTGAAACTTGGAGTCCACTCAGACACCAGCTGATATTTCATTCGCGGCCgggctttcttttttctttggcgGTTCTTGAGGTTTCTGCAGAACAGCCTTGTTGGGAACTAAAACCATAGTCATCATCTTTTCGGTGAAGTGTCTAGATTCTTCTGTTGCAAGCTGCAACCCACATAAACAATCATACAATTGAAGATCAAAAACATGAGCAGCCGAATAACCCTAATGAAAATAACCAGAACTTAAACGGGGTGCAGACTGCAAGCAGTTTATTTTTTAGATCAATCTGACCAATCTGAAGCATTtcagaaatttgaaaaacaagaacTTTGGATTCATTTGTGAATCAAGACATAAAGAAGATAGACTTAAACTCAGGCAACAATTTCAGGTGGTGGATTCGTGTAACTCTGTTTATGATTCTAAGTGCAAATACACATTAGTACCTCCCCGACATCACTCTGGAATTTTTGGATAAGCTCAACAGCAATATTACGGAACCATTTTTCACGGCCTTTCAAGTTGACTATAACCTTGACCTGCAAAAATTGGTAGCAGCTCTCAATACAGAAAAACATAAGAACAATATACGAAGGCAAACTCTGACAGCAATGAGAAATGTAAGCAAACCTTATCACCATCTTTCAAAAACTTCTGGGCAGCTCTCAAACGCACAGCGTAATCATGTTGGTCAATGTTGTAACTGTAAACACAATgacaatggtaaaaaaaattatgcataTAAAATTTTTTGGCAGCTATCTATCTGAGTATATCGAACATTTTTTTCATAAGCATCTAATCTATGCAATTCAGGCATTAATTAACTTATATGTCAAACAAACACGTTAATAATAGGGATTTGAAATAAGACTAAATGCAAATAAACAAGGGAAGATTAGTGTTTTACCCCATTTTGAGCTCCTTCAAATCCATGCGGCTCGCTAGCATTCAAGAAAAGACTGATCAGTTCGGTGTCTTTCCTCAAATCAAAGAATTATGCATGAGGGAAAGCCAGCGGAGTCAAGACAGAAAACACTCACCTGCACTTTTCTTCTGCTggtctcttttcttcttttgctgtTCGTACCTATATTTACTGACAATGAGAAAAGGTACAGGTAATTAGATCTACTTGTTATAGGATTCAAGAAAAAAAGTACATAATATTTAGGGCGATAGGTTTCTGTACATACATATGTATAAAACAGGATATATAGGTAAAAACACCGACATcccaatttttcattaaaactcaacatACTGGTCAATGTGCTACCACAGTTTGTCATTAATGCACAAAGCATTTAACAATGTCATCCTAAGCTACCGAATATGAAATTAAACCTCTTGCTATCTATGATTAATTACTTCAATAAACTAACATAAACTATGAGGGGATGTATTTGTAAAGTTTGAGCATTTATCGCAAATAAGAAACGGGAACCAGAAAAACGAAGAGAATTGTGAACTCTTCTAACATCGTATAAAATACATACTTGTAATCCATTATCCTGAGAACTGGAGGATCGGCCTCTGCAGATAATATTACCTGCAACAATGCAGAAGATATTAGTCTTCAAACCATGTCATAAAAGCATTCTCCTAACATCagaaactaaaaaataatgattgATTCTCAAAGAAACGAGATTTCATACAGCATGATACACTAAATGCAGGTGCTTCGCTGCCACTAATTCAAAACACATCGTTTCAAAACAATAAACTGAATGGAACCAAGTTCATTGGCACCACCAATGGCAGCCAACATGTTCCAATGCATGCACTGTATAGGTGAAGGTTGGATTCACCGTTGGCAGATGAGCTTTCTGGAACTGATTTTCTCCTACACTAATCTCCCTACACATGCCGTATAATATTATGTGCGGTATGTATATGCACACAAATTTAagataagtatatatatatatatataggagccCTTTCTTAAGAGAGAGAGTTATGGGATAGTGTCCTCATATAAACTGTTTCTTGACAATGTTTTCAAGTTCAGTGTTTTTGCCCCACAATGTGGCCAAAACATGGTCACGAAGCAGTTAATGCGAGGGCACTAACCTATTCCGCTCCATGAACGGAGGAGCGGAGTCCCCCTTATGAAGTTCTGCTagtatgtatatacatatacatacacatatacatataatcTTAAATTGTAtgtaaaacaaaaccaaaattagTGGCAAAATGCATACCAAATCGAGTTCAGCTTCGTCAGCGAGCCGAATAGCCTCACTTTTACTCACCACTCCAACCTACGCAGAACAACAAacgatcccacaattcatccACAACCGAAAAGAGCACATTTCGACCATAATATTAGCgaaaattaacaaaacaaaaacacaaaccatgttctgcTTGGCGTCGATTAGCCGCACAGTATCCGACCTGTTTCAAAAACATCCAACAAGGAACCACCTCAAAATTCGATTTTGATTAACGTGatcacaaaaacataaaaacgcacaTTAAGCACTTAATAAATTGATTAACTTGACACTGGAGATATCGAGGGCCTCGTCCTCGTCGGAGGAGTCGCCTTTCCGTGAGCGCCGGGAGTCATTGCTGGAGTTGTTGTATCGGGGCCCGGCGCCGAAACGGGCGGTGATTCGGCTGCTGGTGGATGAGAAGGAGCTGAAAGAGCTTGAATTTATGAAACAGGAGCTGTTGAAACGGAGGA encodes the following:
- the LOC126591960 gene encoding translation initiation factor IF3-2, chloroplastic, with translation MAGITTSFASQPMLSSRTTTSKTTPSPLSLSSADSKHFGGLLRFNSSCFINSSSFSSFSSTSSRITARFGAGPRYNNSSNDSRRSRKGDSSDEDEALDISSVKSDTVRLIDAKQNMVGVVSKSEAIRLADEAELDLVILSAEADPPVLRIMDYNKYRYEQQKKKRDQQKKSAASRMDLKELKMGYNIDQHDYAVRLRAAQKFLKDGDKVKVIVNLKGREKWFRNIAVELIQKFQSDVGELATEESRHFTEKMMTMVLVPNKAVLQKPQEPPKKKESPAANEISAGV